Proteins encoded in a region of the Novibacillus thermophilus genome:
- the trpC gene encoding indole-3-glycerol phosphate synthase TrpC, translating to MFLERILEEKKKEVEQLKQRRDAFPETRAVRRSLSQALKEGPQQFGLIAEVKKASPSKGLIRADFDPTAIACRYASAGAQAVSVLTDKTFFQGDLSYLTSIRKVVDLPLLRKDFIIDRIQIDESVAFGADAILLIAAALEQKQLTDLCRYAQKRGLEVLLEIHTEEELAPAIEAQPDVIGINNRNLHTFDVSLDVTRRLIRHIPQTIPVVSESGISTPEVMQELQTLGLSGVLVGEFLMRQEDVADGIHYLRGVPAR from the coding sequence ATGTTTCTTGAACGCATCCTGGAAGAGAAGAAGAAGGAAGTCGAACAGTTAAAACAACGCCGCGACGCTTTCCCCGAGACGCGGGCTGTGCGCCGGTCACTGTCACAAGCACTGAAAGAGGGGCCGCAGCAGTTCGGCTTGATCGCCGAAGTGAAAAAGGCTTCCCCGTCAAAAGGGCTGATCCGCGCCGATTTTGATCCGACGGCTATCGCCTGCCGTTACGCATCGGCGGGGGCCCAAGCCGTGTCAGTGCTTACGGACAAGACGTTTTTCCAAGGAGATTTGTCCTATTTGACAAGTATTCGGAAAGTAGTCGATCTTCCGCTGTTGCGAAAGGACTTTATCATTGACCGCATTCAAATAGACGAAAGTGTCGCTTTTGGAGCGGACGCCATTTTATTAATTGCCGCAGCCCTTGAGCAGAAGCAGTTGACCGATCTTTGCCGGTACGCCCAGAAGCGCGGACTGGAAGTGTTGCTGGAAATTCACACGGAAGAAGAACTGGCTCCGGCTATTGAAGCCCAACCAGACGTCATCGGGATTAACAACCGCAATTTGCACACGTTTGACGTCTCGCTAGATGTGACGCGTCGTCTCATACGTCACATCCCGCAAACCATTCCCGTCGTGAGTGAAAGCGGCATTTCAACTCCGGAAGTGATGCAGGAACTGCAAACACTTGGCCTTTCGGGGGTGCTTGTCGGCGAATTTCTCATGCGGCAGGAAGACGTTGCAGACGGCATTCACTATTTAAGGGGAGTCCCCGCCAGATGA
- a CDS encoding NADPH-dependent FMN reductase yields the protein MRLLGLSGSLTPRSKTYIAVEQALTFAKAYDASVATDLISLRDYKLSFCDGRDPKLYEGDTKQVIQKIENADALIVGTPVYRGSYTGALKNVFDLIPNGALEGKVVGLIATGGTYHHFLAIEHQLKPLFGFFRAHVVPGTVYAHNDHYSDKRLVDPDVIERLRRLGEDVVRLQYAIGGGLAGAEAPPIPRKALKR from the coding sequence GTGAGACTGTTAGGTTTGTCGGGAAGTTTGACACCGCGCTCTAAAACGTACATCGCCGTCGAACAGGCGCTCACATTCGCTAAAGCGTACGATGCGTCGGTGGCGACGGACCTCATCAGTTTGCGGGATTATAAACTGTCGTTTTGTGACGGCAGAGATCCAAAACTGTATGAGGGGGATACGAAGCAGGTCATTCAAAAAATAGAAAATGCCGATGCGCTCATCGTCGGAACACCTGTCTATCGCGGTTCGTATACGGGAGCGCTAAAAAACGTGTTTGACCTCATACCCAATGGCGCCTTGGAAGGGAAGGTGGTCGGCTTAATTGCCACTGGTGGAACGTACCACCATTTTCTGGCCATTGAACACCAGCTAAAACCACTTTTCGGCTTTTTCCGCGCCCACGTCGTACCGGGTACGGTCTATGCCCACAACGACCACTATTCCGACAAGAGGTTGGTCGATCCTGACGTTATCGAACGCCTGCGTCGCCTCGGAGAAGATGTCGTCAGATTGCAGTATGCGATCGGAGGCGGCTTGGCAGGTGCGGAGGCTCCGCCCATTCCGAGAAAAGCATTGAAAAGGTGA
- a CDS encoding phosphoribosylanthranilate isomerase has translation MKVTVKMCGLRSEDDVASLRNLPVQFAGFVLAPSKRKITINTLCKLKTLLPHCVTPVAVMVNPTQKEVDDVIDRAGVTTLQLHGDESPDWCRALRKRHGSIALIKALAARGKETVEQMATYGDIVDTFLIDTYQPDARGGTGKTFRWEDIPAYLEAAREVRKPLWIAGGLTPENVQQLLTRYRPDGVDVSSGVEKNGVKSAERMQQFVQRVRAI, from the coding sequence ATGAAGGTGACGGTTAAAATGTGCGGATTGCGTTCGGAGGACGATGTCGCGTCCTTACGCAACCTGCCTGTCCAGTTTGCCGGATTTGTGCTGGCGCCGAGCAAACGTAAGATTACAATAAATACATTATGTAAACTAAAGACACTGCTGCCGCATTGCGTCACACCGGTTGCTGTCATGGTCAACCCGACACAAAAGGAAGTGGATGACGTCATCGACCGGGCAGGAGTGACGACGTTACAGTTGCACGGGGATGAATCGCCTGACTGGTGCCGGGCGTTGCGCAAACGGCATGGGTCGATTGCGCTCATTAAGGCGCTGGCAGCCCGAGGAAAAGAGACGGTAGAACAGATGGCAACGTACGGTGACATCGTCGACACTTTTTTGATTGACACTTACCAGCCTGACGCACGCGGCGGAACCGGGAAGACCTTTCGGTGGGAAGACATCCCTGCTTATCTCGAAGCTGCTCGGGAAGTTAGGAAACCGCTTTGGATTGCCGGCGGACTGACGCCGGAAAATGTGCAGCAACTGTTGACGCGTTATCGACCGGACGGTGTCGACGTGTCGAGCGGCGTTGAAAAAAACGGGGTAAAGTCCGCGGAACGTATGCAGCAATTCGTACAAAGGGTGAGAGCGATATGA
- the sfnG gene encoding dimethylsulfone monooxygenase SfnG encodes MSDIKFAYWVPNVSGGLVISRLPQQTDWTFEANKRYAQTAEAVGFEYALLQTRFIANYGAENQLEAATLAASLASVTSRIKLISAVLPGLWHPGVYAKMIATLDHISRGRAAVNVVSGWFKGEFTGYGEPWLEHDERYRRSEEFIRVLRSMWTEEETTFKGDFYRINSAPLKPKPIHTPPIFQGGNSKAARRMAARVSDWYFMNGNTLDGLKEQIEDVRSLAEVEERTLNFAVNGFAIVRPTESEAVQTLREIVSHRDEEAVRGFSESVKEAGQSTKERDGMWANSSLEDLVQYNDGFKTGLIGTPEQVADRIIELKKIGVDLVLVGFLHYETDLEAFGEDVIPLVREKEQALRDRGVVV; translated from the coding sequence TTGAGCGACATAAAGTTTGCTTATTGGGTGCCGAACGTGAGCGGAGGGCTCGTCATTTCCAGACTTCCGCAGCAAACAGACTGGACGTTTGAAGCAAACAAACGTTACGCCCAAACGGCAGAAGCAGTCGGCTTTGAATACGCCTTGTTGCAAACGCGTTTTATAGCGAACTACGGAGCAGAAAATCAACTAGAAGCAGCGACGCTAGCTGCTTCACTGGCCAGTGTCACTTCGAGGATTAAGCTTATCTCCGCCGTCCTTCCCGGCCTTTGGCACCCTGGAGTTTATGCGAAGATGATCGCTACACTGGATCACATCAGTCGTGGCCGCGCCGCAGTCAATGTCGTCAGTGGTTGGTTTAAAGGCGAGTTTACTGGTTACGGCGAGCCGTGGCTTGAACACGACGAACGTTACCGCCGTTCGGAAGAATTCATTCGTGTGTTGCGGTCAATGTGGACAGAAGAGGAGACGACGTTTAAAGGGGACTTTTACCGGATAAACAGCGCCCCGCTCAAGCCGAAACCTATACACACTCCTCCGATTTTCCAAGGGGGAAATTCAAAGGCGGCCCGGCGGATGGCAGCACGCGTGTCCGACTGGTATTTCATGAACGGCAATACGCTGGACGGCCTCAAAGAACAAATTGAAGACGTCCGGTCCCTCGCCGAAGTCGAAGAACGCACACTGAACTTTGCCGTTAACGGTTTTGCTATCGTCCGCCCCACAGAATCAGAAGCCGTCCAAACCCTTCGGGAAATCGTGTCACATAGAGATGAGGAAGCTGTAAGAGGTTTCAGTGAATCGGTCAAAGAAGCCGGTCAGTCCACGAAGGAGAGGGACGGGATGTGGGCCAATTCTTCCCTTGAAGACCTCGTGCAGTACAATGACGGTTTTAAAACGGGGTTAATTGGGACGCCTGAGCAAGTGGCTGATCGCATCATCGAACTTAAGAAGATCGGAGTGGATTTAGTACTCGTCGGTTTCCTTCATTATGAGACCGACTTGGAAGCGTTCGGGGAAGACGTGATCCCGCTCGTCCGAGAAAAAGAGCAGGCTTTGAGAGACAGAGGAGTGGTGGTGTGA
- a CDS encoding CcdC family protein, whose product MPVLPSSLNLHVLSTVGFMCMALIVFLMRARAAKRPATVKRILMPPIGMSTGFLMFLVPETHIPLSFALVAFLVGIMFSLPLIRTTRMEVVNEHVYVKPSKAFPLILFGLLVIRIVLHDYVQHYISVLQTASVFFILAFGMLGTWRFAMYCQFRKLERQRPWRVTG is encoded by the coding sequence ATGCCCGTGTTACCTTCGAGCTTAAATCTTCACGTGTTAAGCACGGTCGGTTTTATGTGCATGGCCTTGATTGTTTTTCTGATGCGCGCCCGTGCAGCGAAAAGACCGGCGACCGTCAAACGGATTCTCATGCCGCCTATCGGCATGAGTACCGGTTTCTTGATGTTTCTAGTGCCTGAAACGCATATCCCGCTGTCGTTTGCCCTTGTCGCTTTCCTCGTCGGCATCATGTTTTCTCTCCCTTTAATCCGAACCACGAGGATGGAAGTCGTGAACGAACACGTTTACGTCAAGCCGTCAAAGGCCTTTCCCCTCATTTTGTTCGGGCTGCTCGTCATCCGAATCGTGCTCCACGACTACGTCCAACATTACATCTCGGTGCTGCAGACGGCATCCGTCTTTTTCATTCTCGCCTTCGGCATGCTTGGAACGTGGCGTTTCGCCATGTATTGCCAATTCCGCAAACTGGAGAGGCAGCGTCCTTGGAGAGTAACGGGATAA
- the htpX gene encoding protease HtpX has protein sequence MRRIVLFVLTNILVLTTMLIVFTILSTVFGIDFNYISEGTINFATLLIFSAVVGFTGALFSLAISRWMAKTIMGVRVLDPKSNLSADERKIVDTVHRLSKRAGLKKMPQVGVYHSPEVNAFATGPTKSRSLVAVSTGLLQSLDEDAVEGVLAHEVAHIANGDMVTMTLLQGVVNTFVVFLARIAAFIASRFVRSELQGVVHFVAVIAFQILFSLLGSLVVMAFSRHREYHADRGGAELAGKDKMIHALHSLKLYVNRVDTKQAALQTLKINNKKRGTTYFFSSHPDLNDRIRRLKEH, from the coding sequence GTGCGACGAATTGTTTTATTCGTTTTAACGAATATTTTGGTCCTGACGACCATGTTGATTGTGTTCACCATTTTGTCCACAGTGTTCGGAATTGACTTCAACTACATTTCGGAGGGGACGATTAATTTTGCCACGTTACTGATCTTCAGTGCTGTCGTCGGCTTTACGGGAGCTCTTTTCTCCTTGGCCATTTCCCGGTGGATGGCAAAGACGATCATGGGCGTGCGCGTCCTCGACCCGAAAAGCAACTTGTCAGCCGATGAACGCAAGATTGTGGACACTGTTCACCGTCTCTCAAAAAGAGCCGGGCTCAAGAAAATGCCGCAGGTAGGCGTATACCATTCACCCGAAGTGAACGCTTTTGCGACCGGTCCGACGAAGAGTCGCTCTTTGGTCGCCGTTTCCACTGGACTGTTACAGTCCTTGGATGAAGACGCCGTCGAAGGCGTCCTCGCCCATGAAGTGGCACACATCGCCAACGGCGATATGGTGACGATGACGCTGTTGCAGGGCGTCGTCAACACCTTTGTCGTCTTTTTGGCCCGGATCGCCGCTTTCATCGCATCCCGTTTTGTGAGGTCAGAGTTGCAAGGTGTGGTGCATTTTGTTGCCGTTATCGCGTTCCAAATACTGTTTTCGCTTTTAGGGAGCCTCGTCGTCATGGCTTTTTCCCGTCACCGGGAATACCACGCTGATCGCGGCGGAGCGGAGCTGGCAGGAAAGGACAAAATGATCCACGCCTTACACTCTCTAAAACTGTACGTGAACCGGGTGGATACGAAACAGGCGGCGTTACAAACGCTTAAGATTAACAATAAGAAGCGCGGGACGACCTATTTCTTTTCCTCACATCCCGATTTGAATGACCGAATTCGCCGTTTGAAAGAACATTAG
- a CDS encoding tetratricopeptide repeat protein, protein MEQWQQTLQSILSELDDGQYEQALKHLAEVESLAADHPDRLAQLAELYFDLGHQGAAERMAEKALELEEEMTVALLIKGEIAVERENWDEAVDYLERANRAEPNQPDVLVALADCYREMGILEVAIHYLEQLVEQEPLSPHYLHALGLTQLESGEPRAAINSLMTAHEMDRQDTDILTALAQALMEVGEWEESIRYWEQALRLNPDDTDAALSKAVLLYKIGESDEALDLLRQLKEREPENTAVLKQLGEVELALGRTRDAKNTWKALHRLDPYQPDAYLSLGRIALKEQNWSEALDYFRRALEYGDDRDDVWIGMAEAYRGMGEWSEALDCYEQMINHSDEASPPAGIYREMARCYMELEALDAAVECLEKELQMTDDADLHNELADAYWQSGRRADACACWKHSLQLDPNQWEVADLYERNCGDDE, encoded by the coding sequence TTGGAACAGTGGCAACAAACGCTGCAGTCTATCTTGTCTGAACTGGATGATGGCCAATACGAACAAGCCTTAAAGCATCTAGCCGAAGTAGAATCGTTGGCAGCAGACCATCCTGACCGCCTTGCCCAGCTCGCTGAGCTGTATTTCGACCTCGGCCACCAGGGAGCGGCAGAGAGAATGGCTGAAAAGGCACTGGAACTTGAAGAAGAGATGACAGTCGCCTTGCTCATAAAAGGGGAAATCGCAGTGGAGAGAGAGAATTGGGACGAGGCGGTCGATTACTTGGAACGGGCCAACCGGGCTGAGCCGAATCAGCCTGATGTCCTTGTTGCCCTCGCCGACTGCTATCGTGAAATGGGCATTCTGGAAGTAGCCATCCACTACTTGGAACAGTTAGTCGAGCAGGAGCCGTTATCTCCCCACTATTTACACGCCTTAGGGTTAACCCAGCTGGAAAGCGGGGAACCCCGTGCAGCCATCAATTCTCTTATGACTGCACACGAAATGGATCGACAGGATACAGACATCCTCACGGCACTGGCTCAAGCTCTGATGGAAGTCGGGGAGTGGGAAGAAAGTATACGCTACTGGGAGCAAGCGCTACGTCTCAATCCGGACGACACCGATGCTGCGTTGTCAAAAGCCGTATTGCTCTATAAAATCGGGGAATCGGACGAGGCCCTGGACCTATTGAGGCAGTTGAAAGAGAGAGAGCCGGAAAACACGGCCGTATTGAAACAGCTGGGTGAGGTCGAACTCGCCCTCGGCCGTACGAGAGATGCCAAAAACACGTGGAAGGCGCTGCACCGCCTCGATCCGTATCAACCCGACGCGTACCTGTCCCTCGGCAGAATCGCTCTCAAGGAACAAAATTGGTCGGAAGCGCTCGATTACTTTAGACGGGCGTTAGAATACGGCGACGACCGCGATGACGTATGGATCGGGATGGCTGAAGCCTACCGAGGGATGGGAGAGTGGTCAGAAGCGTTGGACTGCTATGAACAGATGATCAATCATTCTGACGAAGCTTCCCCTCCGGCCGGTATCTATCGCGAGATGGCACGTTGCTACATGGAGTTGGAAGCATTGGATGCCGCTGTTGAGTGTCTGGAAAAGGAGTTGCAGATGACAGATGATGCCGACCTGCACAACGAGCTCGCTGACGCCTATTGGCAGTCCGGACGCCGGGCCGACGCTTGCGCTTGTTGGAAGCATTCTCTCCAACTGGACCCGAATCAATGGGAGGTTGCCGACCTGTACGAAAGAAATTGCGGAGATGATGAGTAA
- a CDS encoding OsmC family protein yields the protein MARSTFKATAQLGEKFQVRTHSRGHTVIVDEPKELGGTDLGQNPVELILSALGACQSIVIQTYAEKFDITVDALRIELEGDLDLDGFLDKSDVRPGFSDVRYQVFLKTDAPEAKVKEFLQFVEAHCPVADTIAHPVNLVSSGFVIEKDQRTPTT from the coding sequence ATGGCACGAAGTACATTTAAGGCAACCGCGCAATTAGGAGAAAAATTTCAAGTTCGGACACACTCGAGGGGCCACACGGTCATCGTCGACGAGCCAAAGGAGCTCGGCGGAACGGATCTGGGACAGAATCCGGTGGAACTCATCCTTTCGGCCCTCGGAGCTTGCCAGTCCATCGTCATTCAGACTTACGCCGAGAAATTTGACATAACCGTTGACGCACTGCGCATCGAGCTGGAAGGAGATTTAGATTTAGACGGCTTTTTGGACAAATCGGACGTTCGCCCCGGTTTTTCCGACGTGAGGTATCAAGTGTTTTTGAAGACTGATGCGCCGGAAGCGAAAGTGAAAGAGTTTTTACAATTTGTCGAAGCCCACTGCCCGGTGGCGGATACGATTGCCCATCCAGTCAACCTCGTGTCCTCCGGTTTTGTCATTGAGAAAGATCAGCGTACTCCAACAACATAA
- the hisC gene encoding histidinol-phosphate transaminase, producing MQPKPTVQGLPVYQPGKPIDEVKREYGLQHVIKLASNENPFGCSPYVLEHLLPSAKEAALYPDGAARELREQMARHLGIEEGQLLFGNGSDELVQLISRCYLQPGTNAVMADVTFPRYETNCRIEGADVIKVPLKDGTHDLDAMAQAVNDETKVVWLCNPNNPTGTMVTHDDVVQFLDQIPSSALVVMDEAYVEYVTDDRFPDSLSLLSEYPNLIILRTFSKIYGLASLRVGYGIASPDILTELNRVREPFNVNALAQRAGVLALEDQSFVQDCRTKNTSGIEQLTSAFDRLNMRYFPSQANFVFVQTGVPSEEVFQHLLEQGIIVRHDTSWGFPTGIRVTIGSQEENAAFIQALEQFIQKRGRERVL from the coding sequence ATGCAACCGAAACCTACCGTACAAGGTTTACCCGTCTATCAGCCGGGAAAACCGATTGATGAAGTGAAACGGGAATACGGACTGCAGCACGTCATTAAACTGGCGTCAAACGAAAACCCGTTCGGCTGTTCACCTTACGTCCTCGAACATTTGCTGCCCAGTGCGAAAGAGGCAGCTCTTTACCCGGACGGAGCTGCGCGGGAATTGCGGGAGCAGATGGCCCGCCACCTCGGGATCGAAGAGGGGCAGCTATTGTTCGGCAACGGGTCGGACGAACTCGTACAGTTGATATCGCGCTGTTATTTACAACCGGGGACGAACGCCGTCATGGCAGACGTGACCTTTCCCCGCTATGAAACGAATTGCCGGATCGAAGGAGCTGACGTCATCAAAGTGCCGTTAAAAGACGGTACCCACGATTTAGACGCCATGGCCCAAGCGGTCAACGACGAGACGAAAGTCGTCTGGCTGTGCAACCCGAACAACCCGACCGGGACGATGGTGACTCACGACGACGTCGTCCAGTTTTTGGACCAGATCCCGTCATCGGCGCTCGTCGTCATGGACGAAGCTTACGTCGAGTACGTCACGGATGACCGATTCCCGGACTCGCTATCACTGTTGAGCGAATATCCGAACCTCATCATTCTCAGAACATTTTCTAAAATTTACGGACTGGCGTCCTTACGTGTCGGATACGGGATTGCGTCCCCTGACATCCTCACCGAGCTCAACCGTGTACGCGAACCGTTTAACGTCAACGCGTTGGCGCAACGAGCTGGTGTGCTCGCACTGGAAGACCAGTCGTTTGTTCAGGACTGCCGCACGAAAAACACGTCCGGAATTGAGCAGCTGACGTCCGCTTTTGACCGTCTAAACATGCGCTACTTCCCGTCACAGGCCAATTTTGTCTTTGTGCAAACAGGGGTGCCGTCCGAAGAAGTGTTTCAACATTTATTGGAACAAGGCATTATCGTTCGCCACGACACGTCATGGGGTTTTCCGACGGGCATTCGCGTCACGATCGGCAGTCAAGAGGAAAATGCGGCGTTCATACAAGCGTTGGAACAATTTATTCAGAAGCGAGGACGAGAACGCGTTTTATGA
- a CDS encoding prephenate dehydrogenase has product MKEIEQVSIVGVGLIGGSLGLVFRQHGIRVVGFDKDAESLKRAAALGVIDEGIPQLVKAVSDSDVIIVCTPVRTIRAILEQLSAISLKPGAIVTDTGSTKKELADFAKRLRWQNGSYIGAHPMAGSHRSGVEAATSDLFENAYYVLTPSKETPLSTVEKLTKLLKFTRAKIVQMTADEHDRIMAAISHWPHVLAAMLVNQVGEYNKRNGWYHTLAAGGFRDFTRIASSDPKMWRDITLTNRVPILTMLEHWQRELSQFRHMLLNEQEEDLEAFFLGAKRFRDQLPKRARGSLPRVYECYVDVPDHPGSIGKVATLLGNKGISLANIGILENREEVAGVLRLAFYKEADYDRAVSVLKEHGYPVYPAERENGNR; this is encoded by the coding sequence ATGAAAGAGATCGAGCAAGTCAGCATTGTAGGTGTCGGGTTGATTGGCGGGTCCCTCGGCCTCGTCTTTCGGCAGCACGGCATCCGCGTCGTGGGCTTCGACAAGGACGCTGAAAGCCTTAAACGCGCTGCAGCGCTAGGCGTCATCGATGAGGGGATCCCGCAATTGGTGAAAGCCGTATCGGACTCTGACGTGATCATCGTCTGCACGCCGGTTCGTACGATACGTGCCATCTTAGAACAGCTGTCCGCGATCTCGCTGAAACCGGGTGCGATTGTGACGGATACGGGGAGTACCAAAAAGGAGCTCGCGGACTTTGCCAAACGTTTGCGCTGGCAAAACGGGAGCTACATCGGGGCACACCCGATGGCGGGGTCACACCGTTCAGGGGTTGAAGCGGCAACGTCTGATTTGTTTGAAAATGCGTATTACGTCTTGACCCCGTCTAAGGAAACACCTCTGTCCACAGTGGAAAAGCTGACAAAGCTGTTGAAATTCACTCGGGCGAAAATTGTCCAAATGACGGCGGACGAACATGACCGGATCATGGCTGCTATCAGTCACTGGCCCCACGTATTGGCTGCCATGCTCGTCAATCAAGTTGGAGAGTACAACAAGCGCAACGGGTGGTACCATACGCTGGCGGCTGGGGGGTTTCGCGACTTCACGCGCATCGCTTCCAGCGATCCAAAAATGTGGCGCGACATTACGCTAACGAACCGCGTTCCCATCCTGACGATGTTGGAACACTGGCAACGCGAGCTCAGTCAGTTTCGGCACATGCTCTTGAACGAGCAGGAGGAAGACCTGGAGGCATTCTTTCTCGGGGCAAAGCGGTTCCGCGATCAACTGCCAAAGCGGGCACGTGGCTCCCTGCCGCGCGTTTACGAATGTTACGTTGACGTTCCCGACCATCCTGGCAGTATCGGCAAAGTGGCCACGCTGCTCGGAAACAAAGGCATCAGCCTGGCTAACATCGGCATTTTGGAAAACCGAGAGGAAGTGGCCGGCGTTCTCAGACTGGCATTTTACAAAGAAGCCGACTACGACCGCGCCGTTTCCGTGTTGAAAGAACACGGCTATCCGGTGTATCCGGCGGAGAGGGAGAACGGGAACCGTTGA
- a CDS encoding putative RNA methyltransferase translates to MAKKAISATYARKFESIFQCPVCGSSMQVVDLKSLVCSHNHTFDFAKQGYVNLLTRPTKTKYKKDLFQARRKLYAEGGFFEPLIRSIAKFIIKQASKKETVYVLDSGCGEGFHLSNVCEIVTAVGKTVTGVGVDLSKEGVAIASQHDSNKIWCVADLARAPFKDKQFDVILNILSPSNYTQFNRLLKPNGFVLKVVPQNGYLKELRDAFFDEAEKQTYSNKGTVDRFQEAFPEFDRSRICYTMSLDQSSIHSLVRMTPLAWRAPEERVRSFLEREAADITVDLEILIGYKQPD, encoded by the coding sequence ATGGCGAAGAAAGCGATCAGTGCAACATATGCCCGCAAGTTTGAATCCATTTTCCAATGTCCCGTTTGCGGTTCATCTATGCAGGTAGTTGATTTAAAAAGTCTCGTGTGTTCCCACAACCACACGTTTGATTTTGCCAAACAAGGTTACGTTAACTTGCTCACCCGCCCGACAAAAACTAAGTACAAGAAGGACCTTTTCCAAGCGCGAAGAAAACTCTACGCAGAGGGCGGTTTTTTTGAACCGCTCATCCGGTCCATAGCTAAATTCATCATTAAGCAGGCCTCAAAAAAAGAGACCGTCTACGTTCTCGATTCAGGCTGTGGTGAAGGTTTCCACCTTTCGAACGTATGCGAGATAGTGACAGCTGTGGGAAAAACGGTAACAGGCGTCGGGGTGGATCTATCAAAAGAAGGTGTCGCCATCGCGTCCCAGCATGATTCGAACAAAATTTGGTGTGTGGCTGATCTTGCCCGTGCGCCGTTTAAAGACAAACAGTTTGACGTCATTCTCAATATCTTGTCACCTTCAAACTACACGCAATTCAACAGACTGTTGAAACCGAATGGCTTTGTGCTGAAGGTTGTTCCGCAAAACGGCTATTTAAAGGAGTTAAGGGACGCCTTTTTTGATGAAGCGGAAAAACAGACGTATTCCAACAAAGGGACTGTCGACCGGTTTCAAGAGGCTTTTCCCGAATTCGATCGTTCGCGAATATGTTATACGATGAGCCTCGATCAATCGTCCATTCACTCCTTGGTCCGCATGACTCCTTTGGCGTGGAGAGCCCCTGAGGAGCGGGTCAGATCGTTTTTAGAGCGGGAAGCGGCAGACATCACCGTTGATTTAGAGATTTTAATCGGTTATAAACAGCCCGATTAA
- the trpA gene encoding tryptophan synthase subunit alpha, whose protein sequence is MRTQADNRIQQAFDRQAHPLFIPYVTAGDPHPDVTVDLLLTLEEAGADIIELGVPYSDPLADGPVIQNASNRALQHGVTLSKVLEMGKEARLRGVSVPLVLFTYVNPVFRMGIEVLCRRAKAAGFDGMIVPDLPMEENGELLEAAKRHHLAFIPLVAPTSNERMERIVAGARGFVYCVSSLGTTGTRDTFSDDVIPFLRRVRALSAVPTAVGFGVSKREHVEAFAPHVDAVVVGSALVREIQAVGDKLLHPNRERRQAGHAHIRGFVRMLKNG, encoded by the coding sequence ATGAGAACACAAGCGGACAATCGCATCCAGCAGGCGTTTGACAGACAAGCACATCCTCTTTTCATCCCGTATGTGACGGCGGGAGATCCCCATCCGGACGTCACAGTCGATTTGCTCCTGACACTGGAAGAGGCGGGAGCGGACATCATTGAGCTTGGGGTGCCTTATTCTGACCCCCTCGCAGACGGTCCGGTGATTCAAAATGCCTCCAACCGCGCTCTGCAACACGGCGTGACGTTGAGCAAAGTGCTTGAGATGGGAAAGGAGGCGCGCCTGAGAGGCGTGAGTGTTCCCTTAGTGCTGTTTACGTATGTAAATCCCGTTTTCCGCATGGGTATCGAGGTGCTGTGCCGCCGGGCAAAAGCGGCGGGGTTTGACGGGATGATCGTTCCCGACTTGCCGATGGAAGAAAACGGGGAATTACTTGAAGCGGCAAAACGGCATCATTTGGCGTTCATTCCCCTCGTGGCCCCCACGTCGAACGAACGGATGGAGCGCATTGTAGCCGGCGCCCGGGGGTTTGTCTACTGTGTGTCGTCCCTGGGCACGACAGGGACGCGCGATACGTTCTCCGACGACGTCATTCCTTTTCTCCGCCGCGTCCGGGCACTAAGCGCTGTCCCGACTGCCGTAGGTTTCGGTGTATCCAAGCGGGAACACGTTGAAGCATTTGCGCCTCACGTCGACGCCGTCGTCGTCGGCAGTGCGCTCGTGCGTGAAATTCAAGCCGTCGGTGACAAACTGCTGCACCCGAACCGGGAAAGAAGACAAGCTGGTCACGCCCATATTCGGGGGTTTGTCAGAATGCTCAAAAACGGGTAA